Proteins from a genomic interval of Erwinia sp. SLM-02:
- the gsiD gene encoding glutathione ABC transporter permease GsiD yields MLNWRRKAALSTLPTISPDRVRTPWREFWRRFRRQHLAMAAGIFIVLLVVVAAFAPVLAPFDAENYFDYDRLNEGPSLLHWFGVDALGRDIFSRVLLGARLSLVAGVFSVAVGAAIGTLLGLLAGYYEGWWDRIIMRICDVLFAFPGILLAIAVVAVLGNGMSNVILAVAIFSIPAFARLVRGNTLVLKHQTYIESARSIGAPDWVIILRHILPGTLSSIVVYFTMRIGTSIISAASLSFLGLGAQPPTPEWGAMLNAAQADMVMAPHVAIFPSLAIFLTVLAFNLLGDGLRDALDPKLKH; encoded by the coding sequence ATGCTTAACTGGCGACGCAAAGCTGCGCTATCCACGCTGCCGACAATCAGCCCCGACCGTGTGCGCACCCCGTGGCGCGAGTTCTGGCGGCGTTTTCGCCGGCAGCATCTGGCGATGGCGGCGGGCATATTCATCGTACTGCTGGTGGTGGTGGCCGCGTTTGCCCCCGTGCTGGCCCCGTTCGATGCGGAAAATTATTTTGACTACGACCGGCTCAACGAGGGGCCGTCGCTGCTGCACTGGTTCGGCGTGGATGCGCTGGGCCGCGACATTTTCAGCCGCGTGCTGCTTGGCGCAAGGCTGTCGCTGGTTGCCGGGGTCTTTTCGGTGGCGGTCGGGGCTGCAATCGGCACCCTGCTGGGTTTACTGGCCGGCTATTACGAGGGCTGGTGGGACCGTATTATTATGCGCATCTGCGATGTGCTGTTCGCCTTTCCCGGCATTCTGCTGGCGATAGCGGTGGTGGCGGTGCTGGGTAACGGGATGTCCAACGTCATCCTCGCCGTGGCGATCTTCAGCATTCCTGCTTTTGCCCGACTGGTGCGCGGCAATACGCTGGTGCTGAAGCATCAGACCTATATCGAATCCGCACGCAGTATCGGCGCGCCGGACTGGGTGATTATCCTGCGGCATATTCTGCCGGGGACGCTCTCATCCATCGTGGTGTATTTCACCATGCGTATCGGCACATCGATTATTTCTGCCGCCAGCCTGTCGTTCCTGGGGCTGGGCGCTCAGCCGCCGACGCCGGAGTGGGGCGCGATGTTGAATGCGGCGCAGGCGGATATGGTGATGGCCCCGCACGTGGCGATATTTCCGAGCCTGGCGATTTTCCTGACGGTGCTGGCTTTCAATCTGCTGGGTGACGGTCTGCGCGATGCGCTGGATCCCAAACTGAAACACTGA
- a CDS encoding permease, with protein MTIFLPLIYLLAGYAMGHTRWDIKALASLLLTRLIIPLVIIYNVSSHFHAMSGIIVVTALLMLILLSIGRRLSRDPVQHLCFCYLNIGWLGLPIVSALFSAQAVVIVIAAYVGSSIFGNSIGAGMLSGAGLDLKGLVKTPPVLALGAGIVLIPFGEQIAQFGEGLYDIAKFLMSLLGMAILGIWLGKVRVTAADFREELRPFLLRGGVIFLLVSAMLLVAHLSGFQTLTDNAAALYLFCLLPPAANIIVLETHYLGTGRSARAISCGTCISIVAIAIYAAAIVLSRMM; from the coding sequence ATGACCATTTTTTTACCGCTGATTTACCTGCTGGCGGGCTACGCAATGGGCCATACCCGTTGGGATATCAAAGCGCTGGCTTCCCTGTTGTTAACCCGGCTTATCATTCCACTGGTCATCATCTATAACGTCTCCAGCCATTTTCATGCCATGAGCGGCATCATTGTCGTCACCGCGCTGTTGATGCTGATTTTACTCAGTATTGGTCGCCGTCTTAGCCGCGATCCGGTACAGCATCTTTGCTTTTGCTATCTCAATATCGGCTGGCTGGGTCTGCCGATCGTCAGCGCCCTGTTCTCCGCGCAGGCGGTGGTGATCGTGATCGCCGCCTACGTCGGCAGTTCGATTTTTGGCAACTCCATTGGCGCAGGCATGCTCTCCGGCGCGGGTCTGGATCTGAAAGGCCTGGTGAAAACGCCGCCGGTGCTGGCGCTGGGCGCGGGGATCGTGCTGATCCCCTTCGGTGAGCAGATTGCCCAGTTCGGTGAAGGACTTTACGATATCGCCAAATTCCTGATGAGCCTGCTGGGGATGGCTATCCTTGGGATCTGGCTGGGGAAAGTTCGGGTAACGGCGGCGGATTTCCGTGAAGAGCTGCGTCCATTTTTACTGCGCGGCGGGGTCATTTTCCTGCTGGTCAGCGCGATGCTGCTCGTTGCGCATCTTAGTGGTTTTCAGACGCTCACCGACAACGCGGCCGCGCTGTACCTGTTCTGCCTGCTGCCGCCCGCCGCCAATATTATCGTGCTGGAAACCCACTACCTCGGCACTGGCCGCTCGGCGCGGGCGATTTCCTGCGGAACCTGCATCAGCATTGTTGCCATCGCGATTTACGCTGCCGCGATTGTGCTGAGCCGCATGATGTAA